The Thermus brockianus genome window below encodes:
- a CDS encoding sulfite exporter TauE/SafE family protein, with protein MTLALLGALLIGLSLGLLGSGGSILTVPVLVYLLGEPPKQAIAESLLIVGGIALLGAIPYALRGLVDGRSVLFFGLPGMAGTYLGAFLSQFVSGQVQLLVFALVMLLAAYFMARPVPLAQGGKRKPWKIVLEGLAVGALTGFVGVGGGFLIVPALVLLGGLPMHLAVGTSLLIIALKSFAGFYKYLHLLPAHGLSVNYAVAGLFVGVGFLGSLLGGRLALKVPHETLKRGFALFLVVMGVYIVAQSL; from the coding sequence ATGACGCTAGCCCTCCTCGGCGCCCTCCTCATCGGCCTTTCCTTGGGGCTTTTGGGCTCGGGGGGCTCCATCCTCACGGTGCCTGTCCTGGTCTACCTCCTGGGGGAGCCCCCCAAGCAAGCCATCGCCGAAAGCCTCCTCATCGTGGGGGGGATCGCCCTTCTGGGAGCCATCCCTTACGCCCTCAGGGGCCTCGTGGACGGGCGGAGTGTCCTCTTCTTCGGCCTGCCGGGCATGGCGGGCACCTACCTGGGCGCCTTCCTCTCTCAGTTCGTTTCCGGCCAGGTGCAACTCCTGGTCTTCGCCCTGGTGATGCTCCTCGCCGCCTACTTCATGGCCCGCCCCGTCCCCTTGGCCCAGGGCGGGAAGCGCAAACCCTGGAAAATCGTCCTAGAAGGCCTCGCCGTGGGAGCCCTCACGGGGTTCGTGGGGGTGGGGGGTGGGTTCCTCATCGTGCCGGCTTTGGTCCTCCTAGGGGGGCTTCCCATGCACCTGGCGGTGGGCACGAGCCTTCTCATCATCGCCCTCAAGTCCTTCGCCGGGTTTTACAAGTACCTCCACCTCCTCCCCGCCCATGGCCTCTCCGTGAACTACGCCGTGGCGGGGCTTTTCGTGGGGGTGGGCTTTTTGGGAAGCCTCCTTGGGGGAAGGCTCGCCCTTAAGGTACCCCACGAAACCCTCAAGCGGGGCTTCGCCCTCTTCCTGGTGGTCATGGGGGTCTACATCGTGGCCCAAAGCCTCTAG
- a CDS encoding carbon-nitrogen hydrolase family protein, with translation MPFRTLLAVQAEVLPEAYRTEEAFRERVHSLLSPLKGTPTPRLAAFPELFGLPLLLHLEGAFHPRELLKDPLAPWRRARRAYRVFHRVMAEAAKAYGTYLLAGSLLSPPYEEELARGLFPRSPFFQNLALFFNPEGRLLAQVPKMELTPPERWLKRGGFGPHLVETRAGRVGILICLDGFFEGHLARLDALGAEILLQPSANPAPWERPWPPDPSRREGEVWLASARARLLGREHLKVLLNPMLNGKILGLRFEGQSGIYAPGEALALAQRPLGDEALLHFP, from the coding sequence GTGCCGTTCCGCACCCTCTTGGCCGTGCAGGCGGAGGTCCTGCCGGAGGCCTACCGCACGGAGGAAGCCTTCCGGGAACGGGTCCATAGCCTTCTAAGCCCCCTAAAGGGTACCCCCACCCCCCGCCTCGCCGCCTTCCCCGAGCTCTTCGGCCTCCCCCTCCTCCTCCACCTGGAGGGGGCGTTTCACCCCAGAGAGCTCCTGAAAGACCCCCTCGCCCCCTGGCGGCGGGCAAGGCGGGCCTACCGGGTTTTCCACCGGGTGATGGCGGAGGCGGCGAAGGCCTATGGCACCTACCTCCTCGCGGGAAGCCTCCTCTCCCCTCCCTACGAGGAGGAGCTCGCCCGGGGGCTTTTCCCCCGAAGCCCCTTCTTCCAGAACCTGGCCCTCTTCTTTAACCCCGAAGGCCGCCTCCTGGCCCAGGTGCCCAAGATGGAGCTCACCCCACCCGAGCGCTGGCTTAAGCGGGGAGGCTTCGGCCCCCACCTGGTGGAGACCCGGGCGGGCCGGGTGGGGATCCTCATCTGCCTGGACGGCTTTTTTGAGGGGCACCTCGCCCGGCTGGACGCCCTGGGGGCCGAGATCCTCCTGCAACCCTCCGCCAACCCCGCCCCCTGGGAAAGGCCCTGGCCCCCGGACCCTTCCCGGCGGGAAGGGGAGGTGTGGCTGGCCTCGGCCCGGGCAAGGCTTTTGGGGCGGGAGCACCTGAAGGTGCTCCTAAACCCCATGCTGAACGGGAAGATCCTGGGGCTTCGCTTTGAGGGGCAAAGCGGCATTTACGCCCCCGGGGAGGCCTTGGCCCTGGCCCAAAGGCCCCTGGGGGACGAGGCCCTCCTCCACTTTCCCTAA
- a CDS encoding peptidylprolyl isomerase: MRAFLVALALLTPLALAQEDPVVAQVGTETLTKSQFDLRFGLFAKSALRQLGLPDTEETRALLAQYRPQYLEALAEERALLQVAKAQGFWPRPEAVEARVQALMEAFPDENALAEALKGAGLPDLATYRLLLAEALALEALEGHYREKLQVSPAALKALWLLSPEYRHETLYCARHILLPTLEEAREALGRLEKGEPFAQVAQALSQDPGSKEAGGALGCEPQGTYIPAFESALLRLKPGEVSGPVGTPFGFHVILLEAVKPAGRYPLEEVAEELALGVKDRAWEKLAKALTRPYPIRLFPERL; the protein is encoded by the coding sequence ATGCGCGCTTTCCTTGTCGCCTTAGCCCTTCTAACCCCTTTGGCCTTGGCCCAGGAAGACCCCGTGGTGGCCCAGGTGGGGACGGAAACCCTCACCAAGAGCCAGTTTGACCTCCGCTTTGGCCTTTTCGCCAAGAGCGCCTTGAGGCAACTGGGCCTGCCCGACACCGAGGAGACCCGGGCCCTCCTCGCCCAGTACCGGCCCCAGTACCTGGAGGCTCTGGCGGAGGAGCGGGCCCTTTTGCAGGTGGCCAAGGCCCAAGGTTTCTGGCCCAGGCCCGAGGCAGTGGAGGCCCGGGTGCAGGCCCTTATGGAGGCCTTCCCCGATGAAAACGCCCTGGCGGAGGCCCTGAAGGGGGCGGGGCTTCCCGACCTCGCCACGTACCGCCTCCTCCTGGCGGAGGCCTTGGCCCTCGAGGCCCTGGAAGGGCACTACCGGGAGAAGCTCCAAGTATCTCCTGCCGCCCTTAAGGCCCTTTGGCTCCTTTCGCCGGAGTACCGCCACGAAACCCTTTACTGCGCCCGGCATATCCTCCTGCCCACCCTGGAAGAGGCCCGGGAGGCCTTGGGCCGTTTGGAGAAGGGGGAGCCCTTCGCCCAGGTGGCCCAGGCCCTTTCCCAAGACCCCGGCTCCAAGGAGGCGGGGGGCGCCTTGGGGTGCGAGCCCCAGGGCACCTACATCCCCGCCTTTGAGAGCGCCCTTTTGCGCCTGAAGCCGGGGGAGGTGTCCGGCCCGGTGGGGACCCCGTTTGGCTTCCACGTCATCCTTCTGGAAGCGGTGAAGCCCGCCGGGCGCTACCCCTTGGAGGAGGTGGCGGAGGAGCTCGCCTTGGGCGTGAAGGACCGGGCCTGGGAAAAGCTCGCCAAGGCCCTCACCCGCCCCTACCCCATCCGGCTTTTCCCCGAGAGGCTTTAG